In one window of Helianthus annuus cultivar XRQ/B chromosome 17, HanXRQr2.0-SUNRISE, whole genome shotgun sequence DNA:
- the LOC110926439 gene encoding probable galacturonosyltransferase 3 isoform X1, with protein sequence MLPAATISDADTRSDFPINLSATKHKLKRLYISPPLSTAMKSPITRSTTSLSPLTIFIFLVLVHISIVGADALDSLRIRREINGKWPMFDCPQCMDKKEQANANSLAVGNHKVEKDIDIIVTYTDTSGAIKIRTVKSKDLSASWVWKNPIDDNQSKAEDSKPETRFEHSNPHSSNEHVDINEQPHKTSSLIHPAKHKRRALRQERRDRRTAELIQVSQKMMTQMEEAAIERAKTFDTSIKGRYGIWRKEYESPNSDSTVKLMRDQIIMAKAYASIAKAKNETVIYDSLIKHSKRSQQAIEKATFDSELAPSAVDRAKEMGHILALAKDQFYDCIIMARKLRVMLQSTEANVDEVKKKSASLTQLAAKTLPKPLHCLPLVLTTDYFLLTDKDIKIPDKRFLEDPSLYHYAIFSDNVLATSVVVNSTVLHAKEPEKHVFHIVTDKLNFAAMKMWFLVNHPEGSTIEVQNVDDFTWLNASYCPVLRQLESSRMREYYFKAHQTSSLTAGSDNLKYRNPKYLSMLNHLRFYLPEVYPKLDKILFLDDDIVVQKDLTPLWNVDLHGMVNGAVETCKESFHRFDKYLNFSNPKIADNFEPNACGWAFGMNMFDLKEWKKRDITGIYHGWQNMNEERTLWKLGTLPPGLITFYNLTHPLERSWHVLGLGYDPALNQTEIENAAVVHYNGNYKPWLDLAISKYRSYWSRYVKFDNPYLQMCNINSFMLS encoded by the exons GTCTTGGTTCACATTTCGATAGTTGGAGCTGATGCACTTGATTCTTTAAGAAT TCGAAGAGAGATTAATGGGAAATGGCCCATGTTTGATTGTCCTCAATGTATGGATAAGAAG GAACAAGCTAACGCAAACTCTTTGGCAGTTGGAAATCATAAAGTTGAGAAG GATATTGACATAATAGTGACATACACAGACACTTCTGGTGCCATAAAAATTAGGACCGTGAAGTCCAAAGATTTGTCTGCTTCATGGGTTTGGAAAAACCCCATTGATGACAATCAAAGCAAAGCGGAGGACTCAAAG CCTGAAACAAGATTCGAGCACAGCAACCCGCATTCATCCAATGAACATGTAGATATAAACGAACAGCCTCATAAAACTTCATCTCTAATCCATCCAGCGAAGCACAAACGTCGG GCCTTACGTCAGGAGAGGCGGGATCGTCGAACCGCAGAACTGATACAAGTAAGCCAAAAAATGATGACCCAGATGGAAGAAGCCGCCATTGAACGTGCCAAAACGTTTGACACCAGTATCAAGGGTAGATATGGTATTTGGAGAAAAGAATATGAAAGTCCTAATTCAGATTCTACGGTGAAGCTTATGCGTGACCAGATAATCATGGCAAAAGCTtatgcaagtattgcaaaagccAAAAATGAAACTGTTATATATGATTCGTTGATTAAACACTCTAAAAGAAGTCAGCAAGCTATCGAAAAAGCAACTTTTGATAGTGAACTAGCGCCAAG TGCAGTTGATCGGGCTAAAGAAATGGGTCATATCCTAGCATTGGCTAAGGACCAATTCTATGATTGCATCATAATGGCAAGAAAACTAAGGGTTATGCTTCAATCCACAGAAGCAAACGTCGATGAAGTGAAGAAAAAAAGTGCATCTTTAACACAACTAGCTGCCAAAACGTTACCGAAGCCATTGCATTGCCTTCCTCTAGTTCTCACCACAGATTATTTCTTGCTTACTGATAAAGATATTAAAATTCCCGATAAAAGATTTCTTGAAGATCCTTCATTATACCACTATGCCATATTTTCGGACAATGTTCTAGCAACGTCTGTAGTTGTGAATTCAACGGTTCTACATGCGAAAGAGCCCGAAAAACACGTATTCCATATTGTGACAGACAAACTAAACTTTGCAGCCATGAAAATGTGGTTTTTAGTTAACCATCCGGAAGGTTCTACAATCGAAGTTCAAAATGTGGATGATTTCACTTGGCTAAACGCTTCTTATTGTCCTGTTCTTCGACAGCTGGAGTCATCTAGAATGAGAGAATATTATTTTAAAGCACATCAAACGTCGTCTTTAACGGCTGGTTCGGATAATCTTAAATATAGGAACCCGAAATACTTATCAATGTTGAATCATTTGAGATTTTACCTTCCTGAAGTGTACCCGAAGCTGgataaaatattgtttttggatGATGATATTGTTGTTCAAAAGGATTTGACACCTTTATGGAATGTTGACTTGCACGGGATGGTCAATGGTGCTGTGGAGACGTGTAAGGAGAGCTTTCACCGGTTTGACAAGTATTTGAATTTTTCTAACCCGAAAATTGCAGATAATTTTGAGCCAAATGCTTGTGGTTGGGCCTTTGGTATGAATATGTTTGATTTGAAGGAGTGGAAAAAACGTGATATTACGGGAATATATCATGGTTGGCAAAATATG AACGAGGAAAGAACTCTATGGAAGCTTGGTACGTTGCCACCTGGACTGATAACGTTTTATAATCTGACGCATCCATTGGAGCGGAGCTGGCACGTGTTGGGCCTTGGATATGATCCTGCCCTTAACCAAACGGAAATAGAGAATGCGGCTGTTGTACATTACAATGGGAATTATAAACCGTGGTTAGATCTTGCTATCAGCAAGTACAGGTCATATTGGTCAAGGTATGTGAAGTTTGATAATCCGTATCTACAAATGTGTAATATTAATAGCTTCATGTTATCATAA
- the LOC110926439 gene encoding probable galacturonosyltransferase 3 isoform X2 has translation MFDCPQCMDKKEQANANSLAVGNHKVEKDIDIIVTYTDTSGAIKIRTVKSKDLSASWVWKNPIDDNQSKAEDSKPETRFEHSNPHSSNEHVDINEQPHKTSSLIHPAKHKRRALRQERRDRRTAELIQVSQKMMTQMEEAAIERAKTFDTSIKGRYGIWRKEYESPNSDSTVKLMRDQIIMAKAYASIAKAKNETVIYDSLIKHSKRSQQAIEKATFDSELAPSAVDRAKEMGHILALAKDQFYDCIIMARKLRVMLQSTEANVDEVKKKSASLTQLAAKTLPKPLHCLPLVLTTDYFLLTDKDIKIPDKRFLEDPSLYHYAIFSDNVLATSVVVNSTVLHAKEPEKHVFHIVTDKLNFAAMKMWFLVNHPEGSTIEVQNVDDFTWLNASYCPVLRQLESSRMREYYFKAHQTSSLTAGSDNLKYRNPKYLSMLNHLRFYLPEVYPKLDKILFLDDDIVVQKDLTPLWNVDLHGMVNGAVETCKESFHRFDKYLNFSNPKIADNFEPNACGWAFGMNMFDLKEWKKRDITGIYHGWQNMNEERTLWKLGTLPPGLITFYNLTHPLERSWHVLGLGYDPALNQTEIENAAVVHYNGNYKPWLDLAISKYRSYWSRYVKFDNPYLQMCNINSFMLS, from the exons ATGTTTGATTGTCCTCAATGTATGGATAAGAAG GAACAAGCTAACGCAAACTCTTTGGCAGTTGGAAATCATAAAGTTGAGAAG GATATTGACATAATAGTGACATACACAGACACTTCTGGTGCCATAAAAATTAGGACCGTGAAGTCCAAAGATTTGTCTGCTTCATGGGTTTGGAAAAACCCCATTGATGACAATCAAAGCAAAGCGGAGGACTCAAAG CCTGAAACAAGATTCGAGCACAGCAACCCGCATTCATCCAATGAACATGTAGATATAAACGAACAGCCTCATAAAACTTCATCTCTAATCCATCCAGCGAAGCACAAACGTCGG GCCTTACGTCAGGAGAGGCGGGATCGTCGAACCGCAGAACTGATACAAGTAAGCCAAAAAATGATGACCCAGATGGAAGAAGCCGCCATTGAACGTGCCAAAACGTTTGACACCAGTATCAAGGGTAGATATGGTATTTGGAGAAAAGAATATGAAAGTCCTAATTCAGATTCTACGGTGAAGCTTATGCGTGACCAGATAATCATGGCAAAAGCTtatgcaagtattgcaaaagccAAAAATGAAACTGTTATATATGATTCGTTGATTAAACACTCTAAAAGAAGTCAGCAAGCTATCGAAAAAGCAACTTTTGATAGTGAACTAGCGCCAAG TGCAGTTGATCGGGCTAAAGAAATGGGTCATATCCTAGCATTGGCTAAGGACCAATTCTATGATTGCATCATAATGGCAAGAAAACTAAGGGTTATGCTTCAATCCACAGAAGCAAACGTCGATGAAGTGAAGAAAAAAAGTGCATCTTTAACACAACTAGCTGCCAAAACGTTACCGAAGCCATTGCATTGCCTTCCTCTAGTTCTCACCACAGATTATTTCTTGCTTACTGATAAAGATATTAAAATTCCCGATAAAAGATTTCTTGAAGATCCTTCATTATACCACTATGCCATATTTTCGGACAATGTTCTAGCAACGTCTGTAGTTGTGAATTCAACGGTTCTACATGCGAAAGAGCCCGAAAAACACGTATTCCATATTGTGACAGACAAACTAAACTTTGCAGCCATGAAAATGTGGTTTTTAGTTAACCATCCGGAAGGTTCTACAATCGAAGTTCAAAATGTGGATGATTTCACTTGGCTAAACGCTTCTTATTGTCCTGTTCTTCGACAGCTGGAGTCATCTAGAATGAGAGAATATTATTTTAAAGCACATCAAACGTCGTCTTTAACGGCTGGTTCGGATAATCTTAAATATAGGAACCCGAAATACTTATCAATGTTGAATCATTTGAGATTTTACCTTCCTGAAGTGTACCCGAAGCTGgataaaatattgtttttggatGATGATATTGTTGTTCAAAAGGATTTGACACCTTTATGGAATGTTGACTTGCACGGGATGGTCAATGGTGCTGTGGAGACGTGTAAGGAGAGCTTTCACCGGTTTGACAAGTATTTGAATTTTTCTAACCCGAAAATTGCAGATAATTTTGAGCCAAATGCTTGTGGTTGGGCCTTTGGTATGAATATGTTTGATTTGAAGGAGTGGAAAAAACGTGATATTACGGGAATATATCATGGTTGGCAAAATATG AACGAGGAAAGAACTCTATGGAAGCTTGGTACGTTGCCACCTGGACTGATAACGTTTTATAATCTGACGCATCCATTGGAGCGGAGCTGGCACGTGTTGGGCCTTGGATATGATCCTGCCCTTAACCAAACGGAAATAGAGAATGCGGCTGTTGTACATTACAATGGGAATTATAAACCGTGGTTAGATCTTGCTATCAGCAAGTACAGGTCATATTGGTCAAGGTATGTGAAGTTTGATAATCCGTATCTACAAATGTGTAATATTAATAGCTTCATGTTATCATAA
- the LOC110923520 gene encoding pentatricopeptide repeat-containing protein At2g17210 encodes MNHPPIISISKLSNWVTKIKELSSNKRWLELLSLYNDLNKSGVQFTEPTLFHPILKACSVTSFRHGKSLHASVIKLCVVESCTSIGNSIMDFYLKAGILDSTFSVFDNMKVRDCVSWNIMISGCIDHGDYDRGLSTFKDARAAGFETNVSTLVLVIQTVNILGALHEGQKMHGYIMKTDYLAVSSVQNALLGMYANMAVEFAQKLFDEMPDRDVIAWSVMISGYVRSDNAHFGLGIFREMLAQFGKEADGQTVVSALKACTNLKNYVTGKALHGFVVRKGFYGDLFVGNSLIDMYSKCNDPDAAFQAWNDMPLKNSVSWNSLLSGLVCNGNHSEAINLFMSMQKSKIEPDAVTLVNLLQVCKHFADPLICKCVHTVILRKNHEFNHLIINTLVDVYAKCNLICFAQRLFNSMKIRDTVSWSTMIAAFTHCGLPDEAIKVFNEMIQTQEKPNAVTVLNLIEACSCYSELKVPKSVHGIAIRLGLATETTVGTAILDMYSSYGDIITSKKAFSQIIDKNVISFSAMIAACGMNGLPRDALCLLTEMEMHGIKPNSITILSVLSACSHGGLINEGLSFFQKFIKSQEVKPNLEHYSCLIDLLSRGGKLDLAMELIDQLAKGKNVGASAWGALLSGCRTSYNGNENIQEKVIKHVLEFEPNNSSGYMLASNVYAARGSWDAAARFRAMVKDKQVKVVAGYSMVHVNNACCKFIAGDKHRFLLKEILEELHKCMKMEKIQVN; translated from the coding sequence ATGAATCATCCACCCATTATATcaatttcaaaactttcaaactgggTTACAAAGATCAAAGAGTTATCTTCTAATAAAAGATGGCTAGAGCTACTTTCTTTATATAATGACTTGAATAAATCAGGAGTTCAGTTCACAGAGCCCACATTGTTCCATCCAATATTAAAGGCATGCTCAGTAACATCTTTCAGGCATGGGAAGTCCCTTCATGCGTCGGTTATTAAGCTCTGTGTCGTCGAATCATGCACATCGATAGGAAACTCTATCATGGATTTTTATTTAAAAGCTGGTATTTTGGATTCCACATTCAGTGTGTTTGATAACATGAAGGTTAGGGATTGTGTTTCATGGAATATTATGATTTCTGGGTGCATTGATCATGGTGATTATGATCGAGGTTTATCGACGTTTAAGGACGCTAGAGCAGCAGGGTTTGAAACTAAtgtttccactttagtacttgtTATTCAGACAGTTAACATTCTTGGAGCTTTACATGAAGGGCAGAAAATGCATGGTTATATAATGAAGACTGACTATTTGGCTGTCTCGTCCGTCCAAAACGCACTTTTGGGTATGTATGCAAATATGGCAGTGGAGTTTGCACAGAAgctgtttgatgaaatgcctgacAGAGATGTCATTGCTTGGAGTGTTATGATTTCGGGCTATGTTAGAAGCGACAATGCTCATTTTGGTTTGGGGATATTTAGAGAGATGTTAGCACAGTTCGGAAAGGAAGCTGATGGCCAAACAGTAGTGAGTGCGCTCAAAGCCTGCACCAATCTAAAGAATTATGTTACAGGAAAAGCATTGCATGGGTTTGTTGTTCGTAAAGGTTTTTATGGTGATTTGTTTGTAGGTAACTCTTTGATTGACATGTATTCCAAGTGTAACGATCCCGATGCTGCATTTCAAGCTTGGAACGACATGCCTTTAAAAAACAGTGTTTCATGGAACTCTCTTTTATCTGGATTAGTATGCAACGGGAACCACTCTGAAGCGATTAATCTTTTCATGTCAATGCAGAAGTCTAAAATCGAGCCTGATGCAGTCACATTAGTCAACCTCCTACAAGTATGCAAACATTTTGCAGACCCGCTTATCTGCAAATGCGTTCATACTGTGATACTAAGAAAAAACCACGAGTTTAATCACTTAATAATTAATACTCTAGTTGATGTTTATGCAAAGTGCAATCTTATATGTTTCGCACAAAGATTGTTTAATTCGATGAAGATTCGAGATACAGTTTCTTGGAGCACAATGATTGCCGCTTTCACACATTGTGGCTTGCCCGATGAAGCGATCAAAGTCTTCAATGAAATGATACAAACACAAGAGAAACCGAATGCTGTTACTGTACTAAATCTCATAGAAGCCTGCTCTTGTTATTCTGAACTAAAAGTACCAAAATCAGTTCACGGGATCGCCATCAGATTAGGGTTGGCAACCGAGACAACTGTCGGGACAGCCATTTTGGATATGTACTCAAGTTACGGAGATATAATAACCTCAAAGAAGGCTTTTAGTCAGATTATTGATAAAAATGTTATATCGTTCAGTGCCATGATTGCAGCATGTGGTATGAACGGTCTTCCTCGTGACGCATTATGCTTGTTAACCGAAATGGAAATGCACGGTATAAAACCTAATTCGATAACAATACTCTCGGTGTTGTCAGCATGTAGCCATGGAGGTTTGATAAACGAGGGGCTATCATTTTTCCAAAAGTTTATCAAAAGTCAAGAAGTCAAACCGAACCTAGAACACTACTCTTGTTTAATAGATTTATTAAGCCGGGGTGGGAAACTCGATCTTGCAATGGAACTGATCGACCAACTGGCCAAAGGAAAAAACGTCGGTGCGAGTGCTTGGGGGGCGTTGTTAAGCGGTTGCAGAACGAGCTACAACGGTAATGAAAATATTCAGGAAAAAGTGATCAAACATGTTCTCGAATTTGAACCGAACAACTCAAGTGGTTACATGCTTGCATCAAACGTGTATGCTGCACGTGGTTCGTGGGACGCTGCTGCAAGATTTAGGGCCATGGTTAAAGATAAACAGGTTAAGGTGGTGGCTGGTTACAGTATGGTTCATGTTAATAACGCGTGCTGTAAGTTCATCGCAGGAGATAAACATCGGTTTTTACTAAAGGAAATACTTGAGGAATTACACAAATGTATGAAGATGGAAAAGATACAAGTTAATTAG
- the LOC110923521 gene encoding zinc finger protein ZAT3 translates to MNNNTNITTGPTTNPPDLQLYTASPDPHVIFRPTLHTSDDPAWNVHPITTIQPHHQNPRKKRTKMIQFHNTKPIVTGGNGSGPSGTHSGVVTKKKPDPSAPKITRPCTECGKRFWSWKALFGHMRCHPERPWRGINPPPNIHHPPVDNHRELVVTTTEDDEYVAACLLMLANTPTVPQNVNTTTHASTSYQHQHHCGSNDMFPGQVNDPESRFECSSCKKVFGSHQALGGHRASHKNVKGCFANTRNDAGTGTEELEYGDYSSHCDKSGEALSINQQHKCSICLKIFSSGQALGGHKRCHLEKEDGGVVPIATATATATTSVLSQPFRFDLNFPASLQDDSTCSSSDLDLRLRL, encoded by the coding sequence ATGAACAACAACACTAATATTACCACCGGTCCCACCACCAATCCACCGGATTTGCAACTCTACACTGCTTCTCCGGACCCTCACGTCATTTTCCGGCCAACACTTCACACCTCCGACGACCCAGCATGGAACGTCCACCCCATCACCACCATACAACCCCACCACCAGAACCCGAGAAAGAAGCGGACCAAGATGATCCAGTTTCACAACACCAAGCCCATTGTCACTGGCGGTAACGGTTCTGGACCTTCCGGTACCCATTCCGGCGTGGTTACAAAGAAGAAACCCGACCCGAGTGCACCGAAGATCACCCGTCCATGTACCGAGTGCGGTAAGCGGTTCTGGTCATGGAAAGCCTTGTTCGGTCACATGCGTTGCCACCCGGAGAGACCGTGGAGAGGGATCAACCCGCCGCCGAATATCCACCACCCGCCGGTGGATAACCACCGCGAGTTGGTTGTTACGACAACCGAGGACGACGAGTATGTGGCGGCATGCTTGCTGATGCTGGCCAACACACCAACTGTTCCACAAAATGTGAATACAACCACTCATGCATCCACCAGTTACCAACATCAACATCACTGCGGTTCAAACGACATGTTTCCGGGCCAGGTTAATGACCCAGAAAGCCGATTTGAGTGCTCGAGTTGTAAGAAGGTGTTCGGGTCGCACCAAGCGTTAGGGGGACACAGGGCAAGCCACAAGAATGTGAAGGGATGTTTCGCGAATACGAGAAACGATGCAGGAACTGGAACTGAAGAACTTGAGTATGGCGATTATTCGAGTCATTGCGATAAAAGCGGTGAAGCTTTGAGCATCAATCAGCAACACAAATGCAGCATTTGTTTGAAGATATTTTCAAGTGGACAAGCACTTGGTGGGCACAAAAGGTGTCACCTTGAGAAAGAAGATGGTGGTGTTGTACCAATAGCAACAGCAACCGCAACCGCAACGACATCAGTACTTTCGCAACCATTTAGGTTCGATTTGAACTTCCCTGCATCTCTACAAGATGATTCCACATGTTCAAGTTCAGATTTGGATTTAAGATTACGCTTGTGa
- the LOC110926022 gene encoding ubiquitin domain-containing protein DSK2a: protein MGVESESTQTAVDGADAEINLNIRCSNGNKFSVRSTLRSTIVEFKDLLAQNCDVPANQQRLIYKGRILKDDQTLDSYGLQADHTIHMVRGSAPAPTPAAPQGSGPNEGVGLGGAGTGAPLFPGLGSGGLRRNAVSELFESGLPEFEQVQEQLAQHPEIMIDMMNMPSVQTLLNNPEIMRGMIMSNPHMREIIDRNPELAHILNDPAILRQTLETARNPELMREMVRNTDRAMSNIESSPEGFNMLRRMYENVQEPFLNATTTGGNDTGSNPFAALLGNQGAVNNPSATGSETTPGSAAPNSNPLPNPWGGTTGGAQTNAGTRAPNVSGLGGPGLPGLDRPTGMPDMSQLMQNPAISQMMQSLLSNPQYMEQVVSQNPQLRAMFDANPQLREMMQNPEVLRQLTSPQMMQQMMSLQQLLPQLNQQQSALDPTQTGAATGAQNNMGLDLLMNMFGGLGAGGLAVPNVPDVPPEQLYATQLSQLQEMGFFDTQENIRALRATAGNVHAAVERLLGNFGP from the exons ATGGGTGTCGAAAGTGAGTCTACTCAAACCGCCGTTGACGGTGCCGATGCAGAGATCAACCTCAACATCCGATGCTCCAACGGCAACAAGTTCTCCGTTCGATCCACCCTCCGATCAACCATCGTCGAATTTAAAGATCTTTTGGCCCAAAACTGCGATGTTCCGGCTAATCAACAGCGCTTGATTTATAAAGGAAGAATCTTGAAGGATGATCAAACCCTAGACAGTTATG GTCTGCAGGCGGATCATACGATTCATATGGTGCGAGGTTCTGCGCCAGCACCGACTCCTGCTGCGCCTCAAGGTAGTGGTCCGAATGAAGGGGTTGGGTTAGGTGGTGCGGGGACCGGCGCACCATTATTTCCCGGGCTTGGTTCGGGTGGACTTAGGAGGAATGCTGTGTCAGAACTCTTTGAGTCTGGACTTCCGGAATTTGAACAAGTTCAAGAGCAGCTAGCTCAACATCCTGAAATTATGATAGACATGATGAACATGCCATCGGTTCAAACCTTACTGAACAACCCAGAAATCATGCGTGGCATGATCATGAGCAATCCGCATATGCGTGAGATAATTGATCGTAATCCTGAACTTGCGCATATTCTTAACGACCCTGCGATTCTTAGGCAAACGCTTGAAACCGCAAGGAATCCGGAACTTATGCGTGAAATGGTGCGGAATACTGATAGGGCTATGAGTAATATCGAGTCGTCTCCTGAAGGTTTTAATATGCTTCGACGGATGTATGAAAATGTTCAAGAACCGTTTTTGAATGCTACGACAACGGGTGGGAATGATACCGGGTCGAACCCGTTTGCAGCTTTGCTTGGGAATCAGGGTGCTGTGAACAATCCTTCAGCAACTGGTTCGGAAACAACTCCAGGGTCTGCGGCTCCTAATTCTAACCCGCTTCCCAACCCTTGGGGTGGTACTACTG GTGGGGCTCAGACAAATGCTGGTACCAGAGCACCAAACGTATCCGGGTTGGGTGGACCTGGTCTACCCGGTTTAGACCGCCCAACGGGTATGCCAGACATGAGTCAGCTAATGCAAAATCCCGCTATTTCTCAGATGATGCAAAGCTTGCTTTCCAACCCTCAGTATATGGAGCAG GTCGTGAGCCAAAACCCTCAACTACGCGCTATGTTTGATGCTAACCCTCAGTTAAGAGAGATGATGCAGAATCCCGAAGTACTTCGTCAGTTAACTTCACCTCAGATGATgcag CAAATGATGTCTTTACAGCAGCTTCTACCTCAGCTTAACCAACAGCAATCTGCTTT GGACCCTACTCAGACAGGTGCTGCTACAG GAGCGCAAAACAATATGGGGCTTGACTTGTTGATGAATATGTTTGGTGGACTTGGAGCTGGTGGTTTAGCTGTTCCAAATGTGCCCGATG TGCCACCGGAACAACTTTATGCGACTCAACTGTCACAGCTTCAAGAAATGGGCTTCTTTGATACCCAAGAAAACATCAGGGCGTTGCGTGCTACTGCAGGCAATGTTCATGCTGCCGTTGAGAGGCTTTTGGGAAACTTTGGCCCGTGA